From one Malus sylvestris chromosome 1, drMalSylv7.2, whole genome shotgun sequence genomic stretch:
- the LOC126604434 gene encoding auxin-responsive protein IAA9 produces the protein MSPPLLGGEEEGQSNGSMVAFSRSMDCISQNSSGLKERNYLGLSDCSSVDSSTVSNLSEGTKNNLNFKATELRLGLPGSQSPEREPDLCLLNSGKLDEKPLFPLLPSKDGICSSSQKNGNKRGFADTMDGFSEVKSNAYTEGNWMFHAAGSDSESPESVGQGKFPVNSINVLLSSRPSGCQPTITKEARTKQEQSNATNGGSHNPLGASNNGSAPAAKAQVVGWPPIRSFRKNSLATTSKNNDEVNGKPGPGGLFVKVSMDGAPYLRKVDLRTYSTYQDLSSALEKMFSCFTIGQYGSHGAPGRERLSESKLRDLLHGSEYVLTYEDKDGDWMLVGDVPWEMFIDTCKRLKIMKGSDAIGLAPRAMEKSKNRN, from the exons ATGTCTCCACCACTATTGGGTGGTGAGGAGGAAGGGCAGAGCAATGGGTCTATGGTAGCTTTTTCACGCTCTATGGACTGCATCTCTCAAAACAGCTCTGGACTGAAAGAACGTAACTACCTAGGATTGTCAGATTGTTCTTCAGTCGACAGCTCCACAGTCTCGAACTTGTCAGAGGGGACTAAGAACAATCTGAACTTTAAGGCTACGGAGTTGAGGCTCGGCCTTCCTGGATCCCAATCACCAGAACGGGAACCTGATCTTTGCTTGTTGAACTCGGGGAAACTTGACGAGAAGCCACTGTTTCCTTTGCTTCCTTCAAAAGATGGAATCTGCTCCTCATCACAGAAGAATGGCAACAAAAGGGGCTTTGCTGACACTATGGATGGATTCTCAGAGGTGAAAAGTAATGCATATACTGAAGGAAATTGGATGTTTCATGCAGCTGGTTCTGATTCTGAATCTCCAGAATCTGTTGGACAAGGGAAGTTTCCTGTGAATTCAATCAATGTACTGCTATCATCCAGGCCTTCTGGGTGTCAGCCAACCATAACAAAAGAAGCACGCACTAAACAAGAACAATCTAATGCTACAAACGGAGGCAGCCATAACCCTTTGGGTGCTTCTAACAATGGAAGTGCCCCAGCTGCTAA GGCACAAGTTGTTGGATGGCCTCCAATTAGATCATTTAGGAAGAATTCTCTAGCCACTACATCAAAGAACAATGATGAAGTGAATGGAAAACCTGGTCCCGGTGGACTTTTTGTCAAGGTCAGCATGGATGGGGCTCCCTACCTGAGGAAGGTAGACCTGAGAACCTACTCTACATATCAAGATCTGTCTTCTGCTCTGGAAAAGATGTTCAGCTGTTTTACCATAG GGCAATACGGGTCCCATGGAGCTCCGGGGAGGGAAAGACTGAGTGAGAGTAAGCTGAGAGATCTTCTTCACGGATCAGAATATGTGCTTACATATGAGGACAAGGATGGTGACTGGATGCTTGTTGGGGATGTCCCATGGGA GATGTTTATTGACACATGCAAGAGGTTGAAGATAATGAAGGGCTCCGATGCCATTGGTTTAG CTCCTAGGGCCATGGAGAAATCCAAGAACCGGAACTAG